The Bacillota bacterium genome has a window encoding:
- the purH gene encoding bifunctional phosphoribosylaminoimidazolecarboxamide formyltransferase/IMP cyclohydrolase: protein MGKKLAIMSVSDKSGLVEFARGLCEIGFEIVATGGTQRVLRDNNIQVTPVEDVTHFREILDGRVKTLHPGVLAGILAIRSRSDHMRTLEELGIRPIDLVVVNLYPFEQVISEPDVEEADAIENIDIGGPTLIRAAAKNFADVGCVTSPGQYQRVLEELRAGNGELSLKTRRGLAYEAFLHVARYDAVIERYFAGLAEEDSGAGGLPEMLDVFLEKNLDLRYGENPHQRASFYVPVGPDRSAFLPMEKLQGKELSFNNIADCGACYELVAEFDEPACVIVKHMNPCGAAIEKSSYDAYRRAYAADPVSSFGGIVGFNVPIDAKTAEALTETFLEVVVAPDFHEEALKVLAKKRNLRVIKSPLPAAGVSNASLRRSLDYKRTPWGILVQDTDVIGGDDSSGWKVVTSLSPSEDQWKDIVFAWKVVKHVKSNAIVLVRDQATLGVGAGQMNRVGSARIAIAQAGDEARGAVLASDGFLPMRDTVDAAAEAGISVIVQPGGSIRDEDSIQACEEHKIAMIFTGRRHFRH, encoded by the coding sequence ATGGGCAAGAAGCTGGCAATCATGAGTGTCTCTGATAAGTCCGGACTCGTAGAGTTCGCGAGGGGCCTTTGTGAAATAGGCTTTGAGATCGTCGCTACAGGCGGAACCCAGAGGGTGCTGCGGGATAACAATATCCAAGTGACGCCGGTGGAGGATGTCACACATTTCAGGGAGATCCTCGATGGAAGGGTCAAGACTTTGCATCCAGGCGTTTTGGCTGGCATCCTTGCCATACGCTCGCGATCGGATCATATGAGAACCCTGGAGGAATTAGGGATAAGGCCTATAGATCTTGTGGTGGTCAACTTATACCCATTTGAGCAGGTGATTTCAGAGCCTGATGTTGAAGAAGCTGATGCTATTGAGAATATCGATATAGGGGGACCTACCTTGATACGGGCGGCTGCCAAGAATTTCGCCGATGTAGGATGTGTCACTTCACCCGGCCAGTATCAAAGAGTCCTCGAAGAACTCAGGGCTGGCAATGGGGAGCTTTCATTGAAGACCAGACGTGGCCTGGCCTATGAGGCGTTTTTGCATGTGGCGCGCTATGATGCAGTGATAGAGCGATATTTTGCCGGGTTGGCGGAGGAGGATTCAGGCGCGGGGGGTCTTCCTGAGATGCTGGACGTCTTCCTGGAAAAGAACCTGGACCTCAGGTATGGCGAGAACCCTCACCAGCGTGCATCTTTTTACGTTCCTGTGGGACCGGATCGCAGCGCATTTCTTCCGATGGAGAAGCTCCAGGGGAAGGAACTTTCTTTCAATAACATCGCCGATTGCGGGGCCTGCTATGAACTTGTGGCAGAATTTGATGAACCGGCGTGTGTAATTGTAAAGCATATGAATCCATGCGGCGCGGCTATCGAGAAGTCTTCATATGATGCTTACAGACGCGCCTATGCCGCTGATCCCGTCTCGAGTTTCGGGGGCATAGTCGGGTTTAATGTGCCGATCGACGCAAAAACGGCTGAGGCTCTGACGGAAACATTCCTTGAGGTTGTCGTCGCCCCTGATTTTCATGAGGAGGCTTTGAAGGTCCTCGCCAAGAAGCGCAATCTTCGTGTCATCAAATCCCCGCTTCCTGCCGCCGGAGTCAGCAATGCTTCTTTGCGGCGCAGCCTGGATTACAAGAGGACTCCGTGGGGAATCTTGGTGCAGGATACAGATGTCATAGGCGGGGATGACTCTTCAGGGTGGAAGGTCGTGACCTCTTTATCTCCCTCTGAAGACCAGTGGAAAGATATTGTATTTGCATGGAAGGTGGTTAAGCACGTCAAGTCCAATGCCATAGTCCTTGTGCGCGACCAGGCGACTTTGGGCGTTGGAGCCGGCCAAATGAACAGGGTAGGGTCAGCCAGGATCGCTATAGCGCAGGCCGGGGATGAGGCAAGGGGCGCTGTGCTGGCTTCTGATGGCTTTTTGCCGATGAGAGATACGGTGGATGCAGCGGCTGAGGCGGGCATTTCGGTCATCGTGCAGCCCGGAGGTTCTATCCGGGATGAGGATTCCATCCAGGCGTGCGAAGAACACAAGATCGCCATGATCTTCACTGGCAGAAGACATTTCCGACACTGA
- a CDS encoding phosphoribosylglycinamide formyltransferase — MCREGSWAQGGKARLGVLVSGRGSNLVAIMDAIDRGELQAQVAIVISDKKQAPAIDRARERGVEAIVISPRDFPSREEHEKAILSALLARDVDLVILAGYMRILSKEFVSRFPQRILNIHPALLPAFPGINAQAQALNYGVKVSGCTVHFVDEGVDSGPIILQECCEVLEDDTPETLSARILQHEHAIYSKAIQLVIEGRVRVEGRRVRIMR; from the coding sequence TTGTGTAGAGAAGGTTCATGGGCGCAGGGCGGCAAGGCGCGCCTGGGTGTGCTTGTGTCCGGAAGGGGATCCAACCTTGTGGCCATCATGGATGCTATAGATAGGGGAGAGCTTCAAGCTCAGGTAGCTATCGTGATCAGCGATAAGAAGCAGGCCCCGGCCATCGACCGGGCCAGAGAACGGGGAGTCGAGGCTATCGTTATTTCGCCTCGCGATTTCCCATCTCGAGAGGAACATGAAAAGGCCATATTGTCCGCCCTTCTTGCGCGGGATGTTGATCTTGTGATTCTGGCGGGCTATATGCGAATTCTTTCAAAGGAATTTGTGAGTAGATTTCCTCAACGCATCTTGAACATCCACCCGGCTCTTCTTCCTGCCTTCCCTGGAATAAACGCGCAGGCACAGGCTCTGAATTATGGCGTAAAGGTATCCGGGTGCACGGTGCATTTTGTGGACGAAGGGGTGGACTCCGGGCCCATCATACTCCAGGAATGCTGCGAGGTCCTCGAGGATGACACGCCTGAAACGCTGAGCGCCCGGATACTCCAGCATGAACATGCAATTTATTCTAAGGCGATCCAGCTGGTCATCGAAGGTAGGGTGCGGGTGGAAGGCCGGAGAGTAAGGATAATGAGGTGA
- a CDS encoding phosphoribosylformylglycinamidine cyclo-ligase, giving the protein MNYKAAGVDIEAGYETVRRIKRLSEATYGSEVLAGVGGFGAGFLFPAGKFKNPVLVSGSDGVGTKLKIAFMMGKHDTVGIDVVAYCVNDIICHGAAPLFFLDYFATGRLVPEVAEEVISGVAEGCRQAGCALIGGETAEMPGFYPDGEYDLAGFAVGVVERDRFIDGSRVEPGDSIIGIASTGLQSSGFSLVRKVLFDIGRLSVDDHIPELGSSLGEELLKPTKVYARAITTLVDSHEIHGIANISGGGFIENIPRALREGVHARIRRGTWPEHPIFAFIQKIGRIPDKEMVKTFNLGIGMVLIVPRDEAEVIMAHLRSMGEDAFLIGEVIAGERGISIV; this is encoded by the coding sequence ATGAATTATAAGGCTGCAGGCGTAGATATCGAGGCCGGATACGAGACTGTCCGGAGAATCAAAAGGTTGTCTGAGGCCACATATGGCTCTGAGGTCCTGGCAGGGGTAGGAGGGTTCGGCGCTGGATTCCTTTTCCCTGCGGGCAAGTTCAAAAATCCCGTCCTGGTTTCTGGCTCCGACGGGGTGGGCACCAAGCTCAAGATCGCATTTATGATGGGGAAACATGATACAGTGGGGATCGATGTCGTGGCTTATTGCGTCAATGACATCATTTGCCATGGGGCCGCCCCGCTCTTCTTCCTCGACTACTTCGCGACTGGCCGTCTTGTTCCGGAAGTCGCTGAAGAGGTCATCTCGGGGGTTGCGGAGGGCTGCAGGCAAGCAGGATGCGCCTTGATAGGCGGGGAGACTGCTGAGATGCCAGGGTTTTATCCTGATGGGGAATATGATTTAGCTGGCTTCGCTGTTGGCGTAGTGGAGAGAGACCGCTTCATAGACGGGTCACGTGTCGAGCCGGGGGATTCGATCATTGGAATCGCATCCACCGGGCTTCAGAGCAGTGGCTTTTCTCTGGTACGCAAGGTCCTTTTTGATATTGGACGGCTGAGCGTTGACGATCATATTCCGGAATTGGGTTCCTCCCTGGGTGAAGAGCTCTTGAAACCGACGAAGGTTTATGCCAGGGCAATAACCACGCTGGTGGACTCCCACGAGATTCATGGGATAGCCAACATAAGCGGCGGCGGATTCATCGAGAATATCCCCCGGGCTCTCAGAGAAGGCGTTCATGCCAGGATCAGGCGTGGCACATGGCCTGAACATCCTATATTTGCTTTCATCCAGAAGATAGGTAGGATTCCCGACAAGGAAATGGTAAAGACTTTCAATCTCGGGATCGGCATGGTCCTGATCGTGCCGCGCGACGAAGCCGAGGTGATCATGGCGCACCTTCGTTCCATGGGGGAAGATGCTTTCTTGATTGGAGAGGTCATTGCCGGAGAGCGGGGGATCAGCATTGTGTAG
- a CDS encoding amidophosphoribosyltransferase: MAVTDVDKPREECGVFAVAGKSQDVPAASYAYLGLYALQHRGQESCGIASSNGDILTYRKGMGLVSEVFREREFDELKGHLAIGHVRYSTTGDSQIENAQPIVGTSRLGKIAVAHNGNLVNTQYLKSSLEREGVVFQSSSDSEFFLHLAARSGMDRLEEAVLHATKAIEGAYSLVVLSPEAVVSLRDPLGMRPLVVGENQDAYFFASETCALDAVGASYVKELAPGEMAAFRDGHINFIQALPSTRRAMCIFEFIYFARTDSVIGGKNVHLVRKKLGETLAKESPCEADMVIAAPDSGISAAIGFAEESGISYDTGLSRNRYIGRTFIQPTQELRELGVKIKLNPIADLVRSKRVVVVDDSIVRGTTSAKALSMLRAAGAREVIMYVASPPIKYPCFYGIDTPDRRELIAAQYDTGRIAQLIGADRLSYLSVDGLLSVVGPREEFCLACLTGEYPTRLPDTEGGALK, from the coding sequence ATGGCGGTGACGGACGTGGATAAACCCCGTGAAGAATGTGGTGTCTTTGCAGTAGCTGGAAAATCCCAGGACGTGCCTGCTGCATCTTATGCTTATCTCGGGTTGTACGCTCTGCAGCACCGGGGGCAGGAGAGTTGCGGCATCGCGTCATCGAATGGCGATATCCTTACGTATCGCAAAGGCATGGGACTGGTCTCCGAGGTATTCAGGGAAAGGGAATTTGACGAACTCAAGGGTCATCTGGCCATTGGCCATGTGAGGTATTCGACAACAGGGGACAGCCAGATCGAAAATGCGCAGCCAATCGTTGGGACATCCCGGCTGGGGAAGATAGCTGTCGCGCACAATGGCAATCTTGTGAATACTCAGTATCTCAAGTCTTCGCTGGAAAGGGAAGGGGTTGTATTTCAATCCTCCAGTGACAGCGAATTCTTTCTCCATCTGGCAGCCCGGTCAGGGATGGACAGACTGGAAGAGGCTGTCCTTCATGCGACGAAGGCTATCGAAGGCGCGTATTCACTGGTGGTTCTTTCCCCTGAAGCCGTGGTCTCCCTGAGAGACCCTCTCGGAATGAGACCGCTGGTCGTGGGGGAAAATCAGGATGCATATTTCTTTGCATCTGAGACCTGCGCCCTCGATGCGGTAGGAGCAAGCTATGTCAAGGAACTGGCTCCGGGAGAGATGGCCGCCTTTCGCGATGGCCACATCAATTTCATCCAAGCTCTGCCCTCAACTCGCCGTGCCATGTGCATCTTTGAATTCATATATTTCGCCAGAACAGATAGCGTCATAGGTGGTAAGAATGTTCATCTTGTCAGGAAAAAGCTAGGTGAGACCCTGGCAAAGGAATCGCCGTGCGAAGCTGATATGGTGATTGCGGCTCCTGATTCGGGCATATCCGCAGCCATAGGCTTTGCCGAGGAGTCGGGTATTTCATATGATACAGGGCTTTCCCGCAACAGGTACATCGGAAGGACTTTCATCCAGCCGACTCAGGAACTGCGGGAGCTGGGGGTCAAGATTAAACTGAACCCCATCGCTGATCTAGTGAGATCCAAGAGGGTAGTTGTTGTCGATGATTCCATTGTCAGAGGCACTACCAGCGCCAAGGCACTATCCATGCTTCGCGCAGCGGGCGCCAGGGAGGTCATAATGTATGTGGCTTCTCCGCCAATCAAATACCCGTGTTTCTATGGCATCGATACACCGGACCGGCGCGAACTCATTGCAGCGCAATATGACACGGGCCGGATCGCGCAGCTGATCGGGGCTGACCGGCTGAGCTATCTGAGTGTAGATGGCCTCCTATCCGTTGTGGGTCCGAGAGAGGAATTCTGTCTTGCCTGCCTTACCGGGGAATACCCCACCAGGCTACCTGACACCGAGGGAGGCGCGTTGAAATGA
- the purL gene encoding phosphoribosylformylglycinamidine synthase subunit PurL: MGLRLSEYERILEILGREPNETELGIFSAMWSEHCGYKHSKKYLRLLPSRSERVFQGPGENAGVVLLGNGTGVALKVESHNHPSAVEPFQGAATGIGGILRDILTMGARPICFLDSLRFGPADDGIVRYLMDGVVSGISFYGNCVGVPTVAGEVFFNESFRGNPLVNVMCVGVIPDPHSMARGVTGDPGNVVMVVGSKTGRDGIRGAAFASLGLSEDSQKDRPSVQIGDPFTGKLLIEACLEVIARGLIVGIQDMGAAGLTSSASEMAGRSGTGMIIDLDLVPKREEGMTPYEIMLSESQERMLIVAEQEKVQAIMECFERWGLDAAVVGKVTADGRLRLLEKGAQVADIPVDPLVSPPVYDPPAERPAYMDEIQYLDTSKIPAPDDLGEALKRLMGRPNIASKRWVYEQYDYLVGTDTVASPGAADAAVLRIKDSGDAAGTEYGVAVTIDCNSRYCFLDPRRGAMQAVLEASRNLSMVGAEPIAITDCLNFGNPERPEVYWQFQESIRGLAHVAESLGIPVVSGNVSFYNECDGGKRAVFPSPAVGMVGEVEDVRRIASSAFKDEGDIIFLVGPMASGLIPFAGENSAWETPGSGAEEGGEIGGSEYLEMVTGEVRGLPPAAIPSIEAKVQALIRSAIRDGKVKSAHDCAEGGLAVAIAECCIQGDRGARIILEEKGRADFILFGETQSRAIVTLSPADQGWFEEQARNAGVPVRVAGKVSGEDDPLVIDVVSGGSHKSLKISVDELREAWEGTIPGLFDDDGDVNGGDGRG; encoded by the coding sequence ATGGGGCTTCGTTTGTCTGAATATGAAAGAATTCTGGAGATCCTGGGGCGAGAGCCCAATGAGACAGAGCTTGGCATATTCAGCGCGATGTGGTCTGAGCATTGTGGCTATAAACATTCCAAGAAATATCTCCGCTTACTGCCATCGAGGTCAGAACGCGTATTTCAAGGGCCTGGAGAGAATGCCGGGGTTGTGTTGCTGGGAAATGGGACCGGGGTGGCGCTGAAGGTCGAGAGCCACAACCACCCATCGGCAGTAGAACCATTTCAAGGCGCTGCGACGGGGATAGGCGGAATACTCCGGGACATTCTCACAATGGGCGCAAGGCCCATCTGCTTTTTGGATTCTCTACGATTTGGCCCGGCTGATGACGGGATCGTGCGGTACCTGATGGATGGGGTGGTATCGGGCATATCTTTTTATGGCAATTGCGTTGGCGTTCCCACAGTAGCAGGTGAGGTCTTCTTCAATGAATCCTTCAGGGGCAACCCCCTGGTAAATGTCATGTGCGTCGGGGTCATCCCTGACCCGCATAGTATGGCAAGAGGCGTGACAGGCGATCCAGGCAATGTTGTGATGGTGGTTGGATCAAAGACAGGAAGGGACGGGATCAGGGGCGCGGCTTTCGCTTCCCTCGGGCTCAGCGAGGATAGCCAGAAAGATCGCCCTTCTGTGCAAATAGGAGATCCATTTACCGGGAAACTCCTTATCGAGGCCTGCCTCGAGGTTATCGCCAGGGGCCTCATAGTGGGCATTCAGGACATGGGAGCTGCGGGGCTTACAAGCTCGGCTTCGGAGATGGCAGGCAGGTCAGGGACTGGCATGATCATTGATCTGGATCTAGTGCCAAAAAGAGAGGAAGGCATGACTCCATATGAAATCATGCTTTCCGAATCCCAGGAGAGAATGCTTATTGTCGCCGAACAAGAAAAGGTGCAGGCCATCATGGAGTGTTTTGAGAGATGGGGGCTGGATGCGGCGGTTGTTGGTAAGGTAACCGCCGATGGCCGGCTGAGGTTGCTGGAAAAAGGCGCGCAGGTTGCTGATATTCCGGTTGACCCGCTGGTTTCCCCGCCCGTGTATGACCCACCTGCGGAGAGGCCTGCATATATGGATGAGATCCAGTATCTCGACACCTCGAAGATTCCGGCGCCCGATGACCTCGGAGAAGCCCTCAAGAGGCTCATGGGCCGGCCAAACATTGCCAGTAAGCGATGGGTTTATGAACAATACGACTATCTCGTTGGCACTGATACAGTGGCATCTCCCGGCGCGGCGGACGCGGCGGTGCTCAGGATCAAGGATTCGGGCGACGCGGCTGGGACGGAATACGGGGTTGCGGTAACCATAGATTGTAATTCGCGATATTGTTTCCTGGATCCACGGAGAGGAGCCATGCAGGCGGTTCTGGAAGCCTCCCGCAATCTTTCCATGGTGGGCGCGGAGCCCATCGCCATCACTGATTGCCTCAACTTCGGAAATCCGGAACGCCCCGAGGTCTACTGGCAATTTCAAGAAAGCATCAGGGGACTTGCTCATGTGGCGGAATCTTTAGGAATTCCTGTGGTCAGCGGCAATGTAAGTTTTTACAATGAATGTGACGGGGGCAAGCGCGCCGTCTTCCCGTCGCCAGCCGTTGGCATGGTTGGAGAGGTCGAAGATGTCAGGCGTATCGCCTCCTCTGCTTTCAAAGATGAGGGTGACATCATATTTCTCGTGGGACCCATGGCGTCTGGCCTAATTCCGTTCGCCGGGGAAAACTCAGCATGGGAAACTCCAGGCAGTGGGGCAGAAGAAGGCGGGGAAATCGGGGGCAGTGAGTACCTCGAGATGGTCACAGGGGAAGTGAGAGGCCTGCCTCCGGCAGCCATTCCGTCTATTGAGGCGAAGGTTCAGGCTCTGATAAGATCAGCTATCCGGGATGGGAAAGTGAAATCCGCCCACGATTGTGCCGAGGGTGGCCTGGCAGTTGCCATCGCAGAATGCTGTATTCAGGGAGATCGGGGCGCCCGGATTATCCTCGAGGAAAAAGGGAGAGCCGATTTCATCCTCTTTGGGGAAACTCAGTCTAGGGCTATTGTGACACTGAGCCCTGCGGATCAGGGTTGGTTCGAGGAACAGGCGCGAAATGCCGGTGTTCCTGTGAGAGTGGCGGGGAAAGTGTCAGGGGAGGATGATCCGCTCGTCATCGATGTCGTCTCAGGTGGATCTCACAAATCCCTGAAGATATCCGTGGATGAACTGCGCGAGGCCTGGGAGGGGACTATTCCTGGCTTGTTCGATGATGATGGCGATGTGAATGGCGGTGACGGACGTGGATAA
- the purQ gene encoding phosphoribosylformylglycinamidine synthase subunit PurQ has protein sequence MKCGVVVFPGSNCDRDCLFAAKLAGLEATFLWHQARDLSGIDCVILPGGFSYGDYLRAGAIARFSPIVEEVISFAKKGGLVLGICNGFQILLEAGLLPGAMLPNRGLRFISKRVHLRVENNSTPFSRGYKMGEVIELPIAHGQGNFYADPDTMKKLEESGQIVFRYCDAHGEVCDSANPNGSLGNIAGICNEQGNVLGMMPHPERATQDILGGVSGLVLFRSLASLCGV, from the coding sequence GTGAAATGCGGTGTTGTAGTATTTCCTGGATCAAATTGTGACCGCGACTGCCTATTTGCGGCGAAGCTGGCGGGGCTAGAGGCAACTTTCCTCTGGCATCAGGCCAGAGATCTCTCCGGGATCGACTGCGTGATCCTGCCAGGAGGTTTTTCTTATGGAGATTACCTTAGGGCAGGGGCCATAGCCAGGTTTTCTCCGATAGTAGAGGAAGTGATCAGCTTCGCCAAAAAGGGCGGGCTCGTGCTTGGCATATGCAACGGATTTCAGATACTGCTTGAAGCGGGACTTCTGCCCGGGGCTATGCTGCCCAATAGGGGCTTGAGATTCATCTCTAAGAGGGTTCACCTGAGGGTAGAGAATAATTCAACTCCATTTAGCCGTGGTTACAAGATGGGTGAAGTCATAGAGCTTCCGATAGCTCATGGCCAGGGTAATTTCTATGCAGACCCAGATACGATGAAGAAACTCGAAGAGAGTGGTCAGATCGTCTTTCGCTATTGCGATGCCCATGGAGAGGTTTGTGATAGTGCAAATCCAAACGGGTCTTTGGGAAATATCGCGGGTATATGCAATGAACAAGGTAACGTGCTTGGCATGATGCCGCATCCAGAAAGAGCGACGCAAGATATCCTGGGGGGCGTCTCCGGGCTTGTTCTTTTCCGCTCTCTGGCGTCATTATGCGGCGTATAA
- the purS gene encoding phosphoribosylformylglycinamidine synthase subunit PurS yields MEWRAKVKVVLKKGILDPQGKAIEAGLRRLGYKEITGLSYGKFMEIRLVADTEDDARRLVVEACERLLANPVIEDYEAEIMPA; encoded by the coding sequence ATGGAATGGCGCGCTAAGGTAAAGGTGGTTCTAAAGAAGGGGATACTTGATCCCCAGGGAAAGGCCATCGAGGCGGGATTGCGAAGGCTTGGGTACAAGGAGATCACCGGTTTGTCCTATGGAAAATTTATGGAGATTCGTCTTGTCGCTGATACGGAGGACGATGCGAGAAGGCTTGTGGTAGAAGCCTGTGAACGCCTGCTGGCTAATCCTGTAATCGAAGACTATGAGGCCGAGATTATGCCAGCCTGA
- a CDS encoding phosphoribosylaminoimidazolesuccinocarboxamide synthase encodes MEKIRPIYEGKAKIIYETNDPSLVIVEFKDDVTAFDGKKKGTIQGKGEVCNAISAKAFEFLSTHGIKTHFVSRLGPQDMLVRRLRILPVEAVVRNIVAGSLAKRLGLAEGEALGQPVFETYYKSDALGDPLVNNYHLAALKAATLEQIAVLEDLSLKINEYLLRFFEAARLLLVDFKLEFGVPYDSPEGESNMILLADEISPDTCRLWDIDSHDRLDKDRFRRDMGNVELAYQEVMRRVESAHGMAR; translated from the coding sequence ATGGAAAAGATCAGACCTATTTATGAAGGAAAAGCGAAGATTATATATGAGACCAATGACCCCAGTCTTGTCATCGTTGAGTTCAAGGACGACGTGACCGCTTTCGATGGCAAAAAGAAGGGGACCATCCAGGGTAAGGGCGAGGTATGCAATGCTATCTCCGCAAAGGCTTTCGAATTTCTATCCACCCATGGCATCAAGACCCATTTTGTCTCTCGCCTTGGACCGCAGGATATGCTGGTGAGGCGGCTTCGTATACTCCCTGTAGAAGCTGTAGTGAGGAACATTGTTGCCGGCAGTCTGGCAAAACGGCTTGGTCTTGCCGAGGGAGAGGCGCTCGGTCAGCCGGTTTTTGAGACTTATTACAAATCAGATGCCCTCGGAGATCCTCTGGTAAACAACTATCATCTTGCGGCTTTGAAAGCTGCGACTCTAGAGCAGATCGCGGTCCTCGAGGATTTGAGCCTCAAGATCAATGAATATCTTCTGAGGTTCTTTGAGGCTGCGAGACTGCTGCTGGTAGATTTCAAATTAGAATTTGGCGTACCTTATGATTCGCCTGAGGGTGAATCAAATATGATCTTGCTGGCTGACGAGATATCCCCTGATACCTGCCGGCTCTGGGACATTGATTCTCACGACCGGCTTGACAAGGATCGCTTCAGGCGTGATATGGGGAATGTAGAGCTGGCCTACCAGGAAGTTATGAGGCGGGTGGAATCAGCACATGGAATGGCGCGCTAA